One Perognathus longimembris pacificus isolate PPM17 chromosome 24, ASM2315922v1, whole genome shotgun sequence DNA segment encodes these proteins:
- the Adh5 gene encoding alcohol dehydrogenase class-3, translating into MANQVIKCKAAVAWEAGKPLSIEEIEVAPPKAHEVRIKIIATAVCHTDAYTLSGADPEGCFPVILGHEGAGIVESVGEGVTKLKAGDTVIPLYIPQCGECKFCLNPKTNLCQKIRVTQGKGLMPDGTSRFTCKGKTILHYMGTSTFSEYTVVADISVAKIDATAPLDKVCLLGCGISTGYGAVVNTAKVEPGSTCAVFGLGGVGLAVIMGCKVAGASRIIGVDINKDKFARAKEFGASECINPQDFSKPIQEVLVEMTDGGVDYSFECIGNVKVMRAALEACHKGWGVSVVVGVAAAGEEIATRPFQLVTGRTWKGTAFGGWKSVESVPKLVSEYMSKKIKVDEFVTGNLPFNQINEAFELLHSGKSIRTVVKI; encoded by the exons ATGGCgaaccag GTTATCAAGTGCAAGGCTGCCGTTGCCTGGGAGGCTGGAAAGCCTCTCTCCATAGAGGAGATAGAGGTAGCTCCACCAAAGGCTCATGAAGTTCGAATCAAG ATCATTGCCACGGCTGTCTGCCACACTGACGCCTATACCCTGAGTGGAGCCGATCCCGAGGGCTGTTTCCCAGTGATCTTGGGACACGAAGGTGCTGGAATTGTGGAAAGTGTCGGGGAAGGAGTGACTAAGCTAAAGGCAG GCGATACCGTCATCCCGCTTTACATCCCACAGTGTGGAGAGTGCAAATTTTGTCTAAATCCTAAAACCAACTTATGCCAGAAGATAAG agtcaCTCAAGGGAAAGGACTAATGCCAGATGGCACTAGCAGATTTACTTGCAAAGGAAAAACCATTTTGCACTACATGGGGACCAGCACGTTTTCTGAATACACAGTGGTGGCTGACATCTCTGTTGCTAAAATCGATGCCACAGCTCCGCTGGACAAAGTCTGCCTTCTGGGTTGTGGCATTTCCACTGGTTATGGTGCTGTTGTGAACACCGCCAAA GTGGAGCCTGGATCTACTTGTGCTGTCTTTGGTCTCGGAGGAGTTGGATTGGCTGTCATTATGGGCTGTAAAGTAGCTGGTGCATCCCGGATCATTGGTGTGGACATCAATAAAGATAAATTTGCAAGAGCCAAAGAATTTGGAGCCTCTGAATGCATTAATCCCCAAGACTTCAGTAAACCCATCCAAGAAGTGCTCGTTGAAATGACTGATGGAGGAGTAGACTACTCCTTTGAATGTATCGGTAATGTGAAGGTCATG AGGGCCGCGCTTGAGGCCTGCCACAAAGGCTGGGGTGTCAGCGTGGTGGTTGGCGTAGCTGCTGCCGGTGAAGAGATCGCCACTCGCCCTTTCCAGCTGGTGACAGGCCGCACGTGGAAAGGCACAGCCTTCGGAG GATGGAAGAGTGTAGAAAGTGTCCCAAAACTGGTATCTGAATACATGTCAAAAAAGATAAAAGTTGATGAGTTTGTGACTGGCAATCTGCCCTTcaaccaaattaatgaagcttTTGAACTTTTGCATTCTGGGAAGAG CATTCGAACTGTCGTAAAGATTTAG
- the Adh4 gene encoding all-trans-retinol dehydrogenase [NAD(+)] ADH4: MSTKGKVIKCKAAVAWEAGKPLSIEEVEVAPPKAHEVRIQVIATSVCHTDAFNIDPNFKNDLFPVIMGHECAGIVESIGPGVTNFKPGDKVIPFFTPQCKKCKFCLSPRTNICGKMSNLKTPVSDQNLMEDKTSRFTCKGKPVYHFMGVSAFSQYTVVSDVNLAKIDDDANLERVCLFGCGFSSGYGAAINTAKVTPGSTCAVFGLGGVGLAAVIGCKTAGASRIIVTDINNEKFTRAKALGATDCLNPRELDKPIQEVIIEMTNGGVDFAIECIGGYQHMRAALDSTSARGGTCTLVGVKAGDKPLDVSAEELIVGRTLNATFFGGWKSVDSIPKLVNDYKNKKFNLDLFVTHTLPFDKVNEAFDLMNQGKSIRTIMTF, from the exons atgagcaccAAGGGAAAG GTTATTAAATGCAAAGCAGCTGTTGCCTGGGAAGCAGGTAAGCCCTTGTCTATTGAAGAAGTGGAAGTGGCTCCGCCTAAGGCTCATGAAGTTCGAATACAG GTAATCGCCACTTCCGTCTGCCATACTGATGCTTTTAATATCGATCCTAATTTCAAGAATGATTTGTTCCCAGTGATTATGGGCCATGAGTGTGCAGGAATTGTGGAAAGCATTGGACCAGGAGTGACCAACTTCAAACCAG GTGACAAAGTAATTCCATTCTTTACACCTCAGTGTAAAAAATGCAAGTTCTGTCTGAGTCCACGGACAAACATTTGTGGAAAAATGAG TAATTTGAAAACTCCTGTCTCTGATCAAAATCTAATGGAAGATAAAACCAGCAGGTTTACCTGCAAAGGAAAGCCAGTTTACCATTTCATGGGAGTCAGCGCATTCTCTCAGTACACGGTGGTATCTGATGTCAACCTTGCCAAAATAGATGATGATGCAAATTTAGAGCGTGTGTGTCTGTTTGGATGTGGGTTTTCATCTGGCTATGGTGCAGCAATCAACACTGCCAAg GTCACCCCTGGTTCTACCTGTGCTGTCTTTGGCCTAGGAGGAGTAGGTCTTGCTGCTGTGATTGGCtgtaaaacagcaggagcttccaGAATCATTGTTACAGACATCAACAATGAGAAGTTTACTCGGGCCAAAGCCCTGGGAGCAACTGATTGCCTAAATCCTAGAGAGCTAGACAAACCCATCCAGGAAGTCATCATTGAAATGACCAATGGCGGGGTGGACTTTGCCATTGAGTGTATAGGAGGATATCAACACATg AGAGCAGCTCTAGACTCCACATCAGCACGTGGGGGAACCTGTACTTTGGTCGGAGTAAAGGCTGGCGACAAACCATTGGATGTATCTGCAGAGGAGCTAATAGTGGGCCGTACTTTAAATGCAACGTTCTTTGGAG GGTGGAAGTCTGTAGATTCTATCCCAAAGCTGGTTAATGACTACAAGAATAAGAAATTCAATCTGGATCTCTTTGTGACCCACACCCTGCCTTTTGACAAAGTCAATGAAGCATTTGACTTAATGAACCAAGGAAAAAG cATCCGAACAATTATGACCTTTTGA